The following are from one region of the Acidobacteriota bacterium genome:
- a CDS encoding long-chain fatty acid--CoA ligase: MSLQTLNDILLAVSNQARDRVMMERKALGWIPISSTELYRNVVGMARALESWGIRKGDRVAILSENRPEWTMTDFAILSLGAVTVPIYSTQTAEQTAFILNDSGARVIAVSTAAQLAKVLAIQSQTPVERIAVMDAVETAHAIHMQPLMMKGPTEADRDFDARARSLLPDDLATIIYTSGTTGNSKGAMLTHGNMASNIACSLDGFALGDNAVSISFLPLSHVTARHVDFSMLYRGVALAYCPDMANLEQALGEVQPLVFVGVPRVYEKIRRQVILKTTDFPKSAIYRWALAVGHKHRDETLRGAQPQSLDWSIANSLLFSKVRAGMGGKADLFISGGAPLGRELAEWYANIGIRIHEGYGLTETSPVIAVNTPLAHKIGTVGKPLPNVQVRIADDGEVLVRGPSIFQGYWNRPQDTHDAFVDGWFKTGDIGNLDSDGYLSITDRKKDLIKTSGGKFIAPQPIENLLKLNPLVGTAVVLGDRRKFPAVLISPHFPVLEDWARANKVAFSSKAELVASGKVQALYDGIIEEVNKDLARFEKLKRVLLVPEEFSASDGTLTHTMKVRRRGIEERYQAMIDTMYSEADAGPV; this comes from the coding sequence CGGATGGATCCCCATCTCATCCACCGAACTCTATCGCAATGTGGTCGGCATGGCTCGAGCGCTTGAGTCATGGGGAATTCGCAAAGGCGATCGAGTCGCCATCCTGAGTGAGAATCGTCCGGAATGGACGATGACAGATTTCGCCATCCTCAGCCTGGGCGCAGTCACGGTACCGATCTACTCCACGCAAACTGCCGAACAAACTGCTTTCATCCTCAATGACAGCGGAGCACGGGTTATCGCAGTTTCCACTGCCGCACAGCTTGCAAAAGTTCTGGCGATCCAGTCTCAAACGCCTGTCGAACGGATAGCGGTGATGGATGCGGTAGAGACGGCGCATGCCATCCATATGCAGCCTCTCATGATGAAGGGGCCCACGGAGGCTGATCGGGATTTTGACGCGCGCGCCCGCTCTCTCCTGCCGGACGATCTGGCCACGATCATCTATACATCGGGCACGACCGGCAACTCCAAGGGAGCGATGCTCACGCACGGCAACATGGCGTCGAACATCGCCTGCTCTCTGGACGGCTTTGCACTGGGCGACAACGCAGTGAGCATTTCGTTCCTGCCACTCTCGCACGTTACGGCACGGCATGTCGATTTCTCGATGCTGTATCGGGGAGTTGCGCTCGCTTATTGTCCGGACATGGCCAATCTGGAGCAAGCTCTTGGGGAGGTTCAGCCCCTGGTCTTTGTCGGGGTGCCGCGGGTCTACGAGAAGATCCGGAGACAGGTCATTCTCAAGACTACGGACTTCCCCAAGAGCGCCATCTATCGTTGGGCGCTGGCGGTAGGACACAAACATCGCGACGAGACGCTGCGAGGAGCTCAGCCCCAATCGCTCGACTGGTCGATCGCAAATAGTCTCTTGTTTTCGAAAGTGCGAGCAGGCATGGGTGGTAAAGCAGATCTGTTTATCTCCGGAGGCGCGCCGCTGGGCCGCGAACTTGCGGAATGGTACGCCAACATTGGCATTCGTATTCATGAGGGCTACGGGCTCACGGAAACATCGCCGGTCATTGCCGTAAATACTCCGCTTGCACACAAGATTGGCACGGTCGGCAAACCGCTTCCTAACGTACAGGTCCGCATCGCAGACGACGGCGAAGTTCTGGTTCGCGGACCGTCCATCTTTCAGGGCTACTGGAATCGCCCACAGGATACTCATGATGCATTTGTCGACGGATGGTTCAAGACGGGCGATATCGGAAATCTCGACAGCGATGGGTATTTGTCGATTACCGACCGCAAGAAAGATCTGATCAAGACCTCGGGCGGAAAATTTATTGCACCACAGCCGATCGAAAATTTGCTCAAGTTGAATCCGCTGGTGGGGACAGCGGTGGTGCTCGGAGACCGGCGCAAGTTTCCAGCAGTATTGATCTCGCCGCACTTCCCTGTTCTCGAAGATTGGGCGCGCGCCAACAAGGTGGCTTTCTCGTCGAAAGCAGAATTGGTTGCGTCCGGCAAAGTGCAGGCACTTTACGACGGTATTATCGAAGAAGTAAACAAAGACCTGGCGCGCTTTGAAAAACTCAAACGAGTATTGCTCGTCCCCGAGGAGTTTTCCGCCTCCGACGGCACTCTTACCCATACCATGAAGGTGCGCCGCCGAGGGATTGAAGAACGCTACCAAGCCATGATCGATACGATGTACAGCGAAGCCGATGCCGGTCCTGTTTAG